In a genomic window of Streptomyces sp. NBC_01231:
- a CDS encoding acyl-CoA carboxylase subunit epsilon — protein sequence MSQPLVTVLRGRPTVEELAAVIAVFQARAAAAPLPVEPLPVEQRARPRPSAWNDRASAIDMQRLPRMFRYA from the coding sequence ATGTCCCAGCCCCTCGTCACGGTTCTGCGCGGGCGGCCCACCGTCGAAGAACTGGCCGCCGTCATCGCGGTGTTCCAGGCCCGGGCCGCGGCCGCACCGCTCCCCGTCGAGCCGCTTCCCGTCGAACAGCGCGCCAGGCCCAGGCCGTCCGCCTGGAACGACCGCGCCTCAGCCATCGACATGCAGCGCCTGCCCAGGATGTTCCGGTACGCGTGA